In one Moritella sp. 5 genomic region, the following are encoded:
- a CDS encoding nucleoside triphosphate pyrophosphatase yields MKQINMYLASQSPRRRELLTQIGVEFSVLAVEVEEQQQSGELAADYVARLARDKAQAGTVVLENANAEQGYSHATAEYVVLGADTIVVYAGQVLEKPVDEADSKRMLSLLSGHEHEVMTAVALADTSRFWVEVVTTQVQFREISATEMHDYWCTGEPTDKAGSYAIQGIAGKFVSHMSGSYSAVVGLPLMQTEQLIQAFKAEQNK; encoded by the coding sequence ATGAAACAGATAAATATGTACTTAGCATCACAGTCGCCGCGTCGCCGCGAATTACTGACGCAAATTGGTGTCGAATTTTCGGTGTTAGCCGTTGAGGTTGAGGAGCAGCAACAATCGGGTGAACTTGCTGCTGATTATGTTGCTCGATTAGCACGCGATAAAGCCCAAGCCGGTACTGTGGTTCTAGAAAATGCTAACGCCGAGCAGGGATACTCTCACGCAACTGCTGAATATGTAGTGTTAGGTGCCGATACCATCGTGGTATATGCCGGACAAGTGTTAGAAAAACCAGTTGATGAAGCAGATTCGAAACGTATGTTGAGTTTATTATCAGGTCATGAACATGAAGTGATGACCGCCGTTGCACTTGCCGATACCAGCCGTTTCTGGGTTGAAGTTGTGACTACTCAGGTACAGTTTCGAGAAATATCAGCCACTGAAATGCATGATTACTGGTGCACCGGTGAACCCACTGATAAAGCGGGTAGTTATGCGATCCAAGGTATTGCTGGTAAATTTGTTAGCCATATGAGCGGCAGCTATAGTGCTGTTGTCGGCTTACCATTAATGCAGACAGAGCAGTTAATTCAAGCCTTTAAGGCAGAACAGAATAAGTAA
- the rng gene encoding ribonuclease G codes for MGLTTELLVNVTPSETRVALIENGILQEIHVEREAKRGIVGNIYKGKVSRVLPGMQAAFVDIGLDKAAFLHASDIVPHTECVAAGEKKHFKVADISQLVRQGQDITVQVVKDPMGTKGARLTTDITLPSRYLVFMPGSSHVGVSQRIDCEEERGRLKRVTEAQVDELGGYIIRTAADGVRDKEIEQDIAYLKRLWTKVLQRQRSNPTASMLYQDPSLAFRIIRDFVGSPLDKIRVDSRLAYTELCEFTESYVPELVSALELYTGERPIFEMYDVENESQRALERKVTLKSGGYLIIDQTEAMTTIDINTGAFVGHRNLEDTIFNTNVESTQAIARQLRLRNLGGIIIIDFIDMQSSEHRRRVMECLEAALSHDRAKTNTHDFSALGLVEMTRKRTRESLEHVLCSDCPTCDGRGSVKTVETVCYEIFREVTRVNRAYDADQFSVYASVAVAEYIEKEESHSIAELELFMGKQVKIKPEPLYLQEQFDVVMM; via the coding sequence ATGGGTCTAACGACAGAGTTATTAGTAAATGTTACCCCGAGCGAAACGCGTGTTGCCTTGATTGAAAATGGCATATTACAAGAAATACATGTAGAACGTGAAGCGAAACGTGGCATCGTGGGAAATATCTATAAAGGTAAAGTGAGTCGGGTATTACCGGGCATGCAAGCAGCATTTGTTGATATTGGTCTTGATAAGGCGGCATTTTTACATGCGTCAGATATTGTCCCGCATACAGAGTGTGTTGCTGCGGGTGAAAAAAAGCATTTTAAAGTCGCAGATATTTCTCAGCTTGTGCGTCAAGGCCAGGATATCACAGTACAAGTGGTGAAAGATCCGATGGGTACTAAAGGTGCGCGTCTCACCACCGATATTACGTTACCCTCTCGCTATTTAGTTTTTATGCCGGGCAGTTCTCATGTGGGAGTCTCACAACGTATTGATTGTGAAGAAGAGCGCGGTCGCTTAAAACGTGTTACCGAAGCCCAGGTTGATGAATTGGGTGGTTATATCATTCGTACGGCAGCAGATGGCGTACGTGATAAAGAAATCGAACAAGACATTGCTTACTTAAAACGTTTATGGACCAAAGTGCTACAGCGTCAGAGAAGTAATCCAACTGCGAGTATGTTGTATCAAGATCCGTCATTAGCATTCCGTATTATACGTGATTTTGTTGGTTCGCCATTGGATAAGATTCGTGTCGATTCTCGTCTTGCTTATACTGAGTTATGTGAATTCACGGAATCCTATGTACCTGAGTTAGTCAGCGCGTTAGAGCTCTATACGGGTGAACGCCCTATTTTTGAAATGTACGATGTTGAAAATGAATCGCAACGTGCTTTAGAGCGAAAAGTAACTTTAAAGTCAGGTGGTTATTTAATTATTGATCAGACGGAAGCGATGACGACGATTGATATTAATACCGGTGCTTTTGTCGGACATCGTAATCTTGAAGATACTATTTTTAATACCAATGTGGAATCAACCCAAGCGATTGCCCGACAACTGAGATTACGTAATCTGGGTGGCATTATCATTATCGATTTTATTGATATGCAAAGTTCTGAGCATCGCCGTCGGGTGATGGAATGTTTAGAGGCCGCATTAAGTCATGATCGCGCCAAAACTAATACTCATGATTTCTCGGCGTTAGGGTTAGTCGAAATGACCCGTAAACGTACCCGCGAATCATTAGAACACGTGTTATGTTCGGATTGTCCAACGTGTGATGGCCGTGGTTCGGTGAAAACAGTTGAAACGGTATGTTATGAGATCTTCCGTGAAGTAACCCGTGTTAATCGTGCTTATGATGCGGATCAGTTTAGCGTTTATGCCTCTGTCGCCGTTGCTGAGTACATTGAAAAAGAAGAGTCACACAGTATTGCTGAATTGGAATTGTTTATGGGTAAACAGGTCAAGATCAAACCTGAACCACTATATTTGCAAGAACAATTTGATGTGGTAATGATGTAG
- a CDS encoding YhdP family protein, with amino-acid sequence MTAKRNWLRRCGKACLYTFACLAVFSAVSISLLRASLPYLNQYHDRVIDWLVADQSVNIEVESIDAGWYKFGPVLIINTLDVKFDESLPYDFDVERIKISIDFWNSLLERKLLLNNLILDGVQIKLPVSPFERSAEQETKLSTPELTRLLDVFFRQLKNFELTNSNLRILTPAGEEKVIHIREFAWLNQGRRHRGEGWAYINDDVADNNLRIMVDVTSAKNDLTNVSGQVYIQADNMSLSHWFEKVLFKREGLKQGVLSFESWIDIVNNKPTSALLQLQPSTFTWQNETRQQSLNIWGGYLQWELTDSGWQLDSHDLALVTNGIVWPQLDIQVRLQQGEIFAAVNQFELSKLAPIVALSRHVDEALFKDLKTLYPHGLVHDIKVKVPLQDWTQLSYQLKVDGLQLQSWQGFPSIENLDVALTGSLETGKVSIDMNDAVLDLNQYLEHPIRVNQFSTDFIWRRYSNTEVVDNKHGSGIEIIADKVTLDTPELVLDSQFLLDIPTNANAFLSLAGDLKLRDASKAFYYYPNEYMGEALIDYLRGALKQGYADSGQLLWFGEFANYPYRNGDGIFQAKLNVVDAVFAFDPQWPSVTDLELELLFKNDDLFMSSRKGNFDHVAISRVDLQLPRLGDVKALGIQAQFKTTGAQAKSLIDSSPLPEVTHALNSLQVSGDINGKIDIVIPFTDDDQVVVKGDIDLVNDRMYLPALDLTLTDVNGSFTFDDDGLLSTPLTAKLLGEPLDVRFRSGQNNAHYQVNVELAGQWQSRHIMTQLMPQYQQYVSGGVDWKGSLNMVFPEQGFNYEFDVQSDLKNLTLDLPMPLTKRATQDWPTDISVVGNDKQANIQLTASDVMYFSGQVNYAKEQLELIQSLVQIGNADELLISDSANAIVVNVDELDIAEWLLWYGGLPDSEFDVSSAVEPLSSIKVAVANTTYYQQPLNDLTITAKKGYRNWGIEFKASEFNGSVVIPDIGNINIDFDYLYLPDLVLPSDVTNDADVTQEAKSTALVWQDVPGFNFNCGACILGKINLGSTSAEVIKSTSGLTLKALDIDMEHSTVAMTGRWFTDKQGSQSTQLQGDLKTKSVEEFMTGLGLISPLAKTPADVDFSLAWQDNPFNIDGDSLSGNATIKTEAGRISNVSDKGTRFLSVLSLQSLVKRLSLDFSDVYNDGLPYSSMEASLQIADGAINNRDFLLNSSSGKITGSGYLDLVTRTINYNLSFFPDVTSSLPVLTAFAVTPTTALAVFALSKILEPVLDVITELKFNVSGDFDNPVFTEVKRNKKQIAVPDKLINAAESETTRNK; translated from the coding sequence GTGACTGCGAAACGCAATTGGCTAAGAAGGTGTGGTAAAGCATGCCTCTATACTTTCGCCTGCTTAGCTGTTTTTTCTGCTGTCTCAATTAGCCTGTTACGGGCGAGTCTCCCCTACCTGAATCAATATCATGATCGGGTGATTGATTGGTTGGTGGCAGATCAATCGGTAAATATTGAAGTCGAAAGTATTGATGCGGGCTGGTATAAATTTGGCCCGGTATTAATTATTAATACCTTAGACGTCAAGTTTGATGAGTCATTGCCGTATGACTTTGACGTTGAGCGTATCAAGATCAGCATTGATTTTTGGAACAGCTTATTAGAGCGGAAATTACTACTCAATAATTTAATTTTAGATGGCGTCCAGATCAAGCTTCCGGTCTCTCCCTTCGAACGCTCAGCGGAACAAGAAACTAAGCTTAGCACCCCCGAATTAACCCGCTTACTGGATGTTTTTTTTCGTCAACTCAAAAACTTCGAATTAACCAACAGTAACTTACGAATATTAACGCCTGCGGGTGAAGAAAAAGTTATTCATATCCGTGAATTTGCTTGGTTAAATCAAGGTCGTCGTCACCGTGGTGAAGGTTGGGCATACATTAATGATGATGTTGCCGATAATAATTTACGCATTATGGTCGATGTGACGAGTGCCAAAAACGATTTAACCAATGTTAGTGGTCAAGTGTATATTCAGGCTGATAACATGAGTTTGTCACATTGGTTTGAAAAAGTATTGTTTAAACGCGAGGGCTTAAAACAAGGCGTATTAAGCTTTGAAAGTTGGATTGATATTGTTAATAACAAACCGACATCGGCGTTATTACAATTACAGCCTTCAACCTTCACTTGGCAAAATGAAACGCGACAACAAAGTTTGAATATCTGGGGAGGTTATTTACAATGGGAATTAACCGATTCTGGTTGGCAATTAGATAGTCATGACCTGGCGTTGGTTACCAATGGTATTGTGTGGCCGCAACTTGATATACAAGTGAGGCTACAACAGGGCGAGATATTTGCCGCTGTAAATCAATTTGAACTGTCTAAGTTAGCGCCGATTGTGGCATTGTCTCGTCATGTTGATGAAGCCTTGTTTAAAGATCTTAAAACACTATATCCACATGGTTTAGTCCATGATATTAAGGTTAAAGTACCACTGCAAGACTGGACTCAACTAAGTTATCAATTGAAGGTTGATGGTCTACAGCTACAAAGTTGGCAGGGGTTTCCTAGTATTGAGAATCTCGATGTTGCACTAACGGGTAGTTTAGAGACTGGCAAGGTCAGCATTGATATGAATGATGCGGTATTAGATCTTAATCAGTACCTAGAGCATCCTATTCGGGTGAATCAATTTTCGACAGACTTTATCTGGCGTCGTTACAGTAATACAGAGGTTGTTGATAACAAGCATGGCAGTGGTATTGAGATCATCGCCGATAAAGTTACCCTTGATACGCCAGAGCTTGTCCTCGACAGTCAATTTCTATTAGATATCCCCACTAACGCTAATGCTTTTTTAAGCCTTGCTGGCGATCTTAAATTACGTGATGCCAGTAAAGCATTTTATTACTATCCAAACGAATATATGGGTGAAGCATTAATTGATTATCTTCGTGGTGCATTAAAACAAGGTTATGCCGATAGTGGCCAATTATTGTGGTTTGGTGAATTTGCTAATTATCCTTATCGCAATGGCGATGGGATATTTCAAGCTAAGCTGAATGTCGTTGATGCTGTGTTTGCTTTTGATCCGCAATGGCCAAGCGTAACCGACTTAGAGCTTGAGTTATTATTTAAAAACGATGATTTATTTATGTCATCCCGAAAAGGTAATTTTGATCACGTCGCTATCTCTCGTGTGGACTTGCAATTGCCTCGTTTAGGGGATGTGAAAGCTCTTGGTATTCAAGCGCAATTTAAGACGACGGGCGCGCAAGCCAAATCCCTTATTGATTCCAGTCCGTTACCTGAAGTGACTCATGCGTTAAACAGTCTCCAAGTTTCAGGTGATATTAATGGGAAAATAGATATTGTTATTCCATTTACCGACGATGATCAGGTGGTGGTAAAAGGGGACATAGACTTAGTTAATGACCGTATGTATTTGCCTGCGCTTGATTTGACCTTGACTGATGTTAACGGCAGTTTCACATTTGATGATGATGGTTTGTTATCGACACCGTTAACGGCAAAATTACTCGGCGAACCACTTGATGTTCGCTTTCGTAGTGGGCAGAACAATGCTCATTATCAGGTAAATGTTGAACTTGCTGGTCAGTGGCAAAGTCGTCATATTATGACTCAGTTAATGCCACAATATCAGCAATATGTCTCTGGTGGTGTTGACTGGAAAGGCTCATTAAACATGGTATTTCCTGAACAAGGGTTTAACTATGAATTTGATGTGCAGAGTGACTTAAAAAACCTAACGCTCGATTTACCTATGCCATTAACAAAAAGAGCAACTCAGGATTGGCCAACTGATATTTCTGTGGTTGGTAATGATAAACAAGCGAATATTCAATTAACCGCCAGTGATGTGATGTATTTTTCTGGACAGGTTAATTATGCGAAGGAACAGCTAGAACTTATTCAGTCATTAGTGCAGATTGGTAATGCTGATGAACTGCTGATAAGTGATTCGGCCAATGCTATTGTTGTTAATGTTGATGAGCTTGATATCGCCGAGTGGCTATTATGGTATGGCGGTTTACCTGACAGTGAATTTGATGTGAGTAGTGCGGTAGAGCCTTTATCCTCAATTAAGGTCGCGGTAGCAAATACGACTTACTATCAACAGCCCTTGAACGATTTAACGATAACTGCGAAAAAAGGTTATCGTAACTGGGGTATTGAGTTTAAAGCGAGTGAGTTTAATGGTTCGGTTGTTATTCCGGATATCGGTAATATAAATATCGACTTTGATTATCTTTATTTGCCTGATCTGGTACTACCGTCAGATGTAACTAATGATGCCGATGTAACACAAGAAGCCAAATCAACAGCACTCGTCTGGCAAGATGTCCCCGGTTTCAACTTCAATTGTGGTGCCTGTATTCTGGGTAAAATTAATTTAGGGAGTACGTCTGCAGAAGTGATTAAAAGTACGTCGGGCTTAACACTTAAAGCACTTGATATTGATATGGAACATTCAACTGTCGCTATGACTGGCCGTTGGTTCACTGATAAACAAGGTAGTCAGTCGACCCAATTACAGGGTGACTTAAAAACAAAGAGTGTTGAAGAGTTTATGACTGGCTTAGGATTAATTAGCCCGTTAGCGAAAACGCCTGCCGATGTGGATTTTAGTCTTGCTTGGCAAGATAACCCTTTTAATATTGATGGCGACTCGTTAAGTGGTAACGCCACGATAAAAACGGAAGCAGGGCGGATCTCTAATGTCAGTGATAAAGGTACACGTTTTTTAAGTGTGTTAAGTTTACAGTCATTAGTGAAACGACTCAGTTTAGATTTTAGTGACGTATATAATGATGGCCTTCCGTATTCATCTATGGAAGCGTCACTGCAGATTGCTGATGGTGCGATTAATAATCGCGATTTTTTGCTGAATTCAAGCAGCGGTAAGATTACCGGTAGCGGCTACCTTGATTTAGTAACTCGCACCATTAATTATAATTTAAGCTTCTTTCCAGATGTGACGTCGAGTTTACCGGTATTGACTGCGTTTGCGGTAACGCCAACAACAGCATTGGCTGTATTTGCCTTATCGAAGATTTTAGAGCCTGTGCTTGACGTGATCACTGAGCTTAAATTCAATGTCAGCGGCGATTTTGACAATCCAGTATTTACGGAAGTAAAACGGAATAAAAAACAGATTGCAGTACCCGATAAATTAATCAACGCTGCAGAGTCAGAAACCACAAGGAATAAGTGA
- a CDS encoding carbon-nitrogen hydrolase family protein, whose translation MQLVAIQMTSGADIAANLAYVASQLRLINIGVEPTLILLPENFALFSNRDDYFAHAEPLGQGPVQQQLADWAKQYQCWLVAGSFPILSHSNERIYTTSLAFDPNGELVQHYNKIHLFDAHVPAVLTAASDNQEKAVINVQAYKESDSFIPGDSVATFNVGDIKFGMAICYDLRFPELFRVLSAAKVDVLLLPAAFTYATGKAHWLPLLQARAIENQCYVLAANQVGDHGQNRHTWGHSVILDPWGELLAQQAFACGISSATLDKQKLVQVRTDIPILQHARFTASLKNKE comes from the coding sequence ATGCAATTAGTGGCGATTCAAATGACCTCTGGAGCTGATATTGCAGCAAACTTAGCGTATGTAGCCTCGCAACTTAGGCTGATTAATATTGGTGTTGAACCAACCTTAATATTATTGCCAGAGAATTTTGCATTATTTTCTAATCGTGATGATTATTTCGCTCATGCAGAGCCCTTAGGCCAAGGACCTGTACAACAGCAACTTGCAGACTGGGCTAAGCAATATCAATGTTGGCTGGTGGCGGGTTCTTTTCCTATTCTTAGTCATAGTAACGAGCGTATTTATACCACCAGTTTAGCATTTGACCCGAATGGGGAATTGGTGCAACATTACAACAAGATTCACTTGTTTGATGCCCATGTGCCTGCTGTATTAACCGCCGCGAGTGATAATCAAGAGAAGGCTGTCATAAACGTTCAAGCGTATAAAGAGTCGGATAGTTTCATACCTGGCGACAGCGTCGCCACCTTTAATGTTGGTGATATTAAGTTTGGTATGGCTATCTGTTATGACTTACGCTTCCCTGAGCTATTTCGGGTACTCAGTGCTGCCAAGGTCGATGTGTTATTATTGCCAGCCGCATTCACTTATGCGACAGGTAAAGCGCACTGGTTACCTCTGTTACAAGCCCGAGCGATAGAAAATCAATGTTATGTGTTGGCGGCGAATCAGGTCGGTGACCATGGCCAAAATCGCCATACTTGGGGACATTCTGTTATCTTAGACCCTTGGGGTGAACTACTGGCACAACAAGCCTTTGCGTGTGGCATTAGCAGTGCAACATTAGACAAACAAAAGTTAGTACAAGTACGTACTGATATACCTATTTTACAACATGCGCGCTTTACGGCGAGCTTGAAAAATAAAGAGTAA
- the tldD gene encoding metalloprotease TldD → MIFEQVENSILLPADLNIDKLQSTLSLLMGNQLDYGDLYFQACKHESWGLEDGIVKEGSFNIERGVGVRAVSGEKTGFAYSDDINLQALIQSAKAARGIAASGGEGRVKAWSKPQGSEIYQPLDPLASMDKQRKIALLHEVDVYARSLDSHVTQVSVSLSAVYEEILVAATDGTLAADIRPLVRMNCSVLIEKNGKRERGGAGGGGRYGFDYFLDDVDGVQRAFSYAKDAVRQALVNIDAIDAPAGAMPVVLGAGWPGVLLHEAVGHGLEGDFNRKGTSAYAGKIGEKVASSLCTIVDNGTLANRRGSLNIDDEGTVTQNTMLIENGILKGYMQDKLNARLMGVESTGNGRRESFAHLPMPRMTNTYMLPGESTPEEIISTVEKGIYAPNFGGGQVDITSGKFVFSASEAYLIENGKITTPIKGATLIGNGHEAMQHISMVGNDLALDKGVGICGKEGQSVPVGVGQPTLKLDSMTVGGTGS, encoded by the coding sequence ATGATATTTGAACAAGTCGAAAATTCAATTTTACTGCCAGCCGATTTAAATATCGATAAGCTGCAGAGTACACTGTCATTATTGATGGGCAACCAGCTTGATTATGGTGATCTTTATTTCCAAGCTTGCAAACATGAATCTTGGGGTTTAGAAGACGGTATCGTCAAAGAAGGGTCGTTTAATATCGAGAGGGGTGTTGGTGTACGTGCAGTATCTGGTGAAAAAACTGGTTTTGCTTATTCCGATGACATCAATCTACAAGCATTAATCCAGTCTGCGAAAGCGGCACGAGGTATTGCTGCTAGCGGTGGTGAAGGTAGAGTTAAAGCATGGAGTAAACCTCAAGGCAGTGAAATATATCAGCCATTAGATCCATTAGCGAGTATGGATAAGCAACGTAAAATTGCCTTGTTACATGAAGTGGATGTGTACGCACGCTCACTCGATTCACATGTTACACAAGTAAGTGTGAGCTTGTCGGCAGTATACGAAGAGATCTTGGTGGCTGCAACTGATGGCACTCTTGCGGCAGATATTCGACCATTAGTACGCATGAACTGTTCTGTGTTGATTGAGAAAAATGGCAAACGTGAACGTGGTGGCGCGGGTGGCGGTGGCCGTTATGGTTTTGATTATTTCTTAGATGATGTGGATGGTGTGCAACGTGCATTCAGCTATGCCAAAGATGCAGTGCGTCAAGCATTAGTTAATATTGATGCGATTGATGCCCCTGCTGGTGCAATGCCTGTTGTTCTTGGTGCGGGTTGGCCGGGTGTATTACTACACGAAGCCGTAGGTCATGGTCTAGAAGGTGATTTTAACCGTAAAGGTACATCTGCTTATGCGGGTAAAATTGGTGAGAAAGTAGCATCTTCACTGTGCACAATTGTTGATAATGGCACGCTAGCTAATCGCCGTGGTTCATTGAACATCGATGACGAAGGTACTGTGACACAAAATACCATGTTGATTGAAAATGGTATTTTGAAAGGTTACATGCAAGATAAGCTTAACGCGCGTTTGATGGGTGTGGAGTCTACGGGTAACGGCCGTCGTGAATCATTCGCACATTTACCTATGCCGCGTATGACTAATACGTATATGTTACCTGGTGAGAGTACACCAGAAGAGATCATTAGTACGGTTGAGAAGGGCATTTATGCGCCTAACTTTGGTGGTGGTCAAGTTGATATTACCTCGGGTAAATTTGTATTCTCCGCATCTGAAGCGTATTTAATTGAGAACGGTAAAATCACCACGCCAATTAAAGGGGCAACCTTGATCGGTAATGGTCATGAAGCAATGCAGCACATCTCAATGGTCGGTAACGACCTAGCATTAGATAAGGGTGTGGGTATTTGTGGTAAAGAAGGCCAGAGTGTTCCTGTGGGAGTCGGTCAGCCTACACTGAAACTAGATAGTATGACGGTGGGTGGCACTGGTAGCTAA
- the yjgA gene encoding ribosome biogenesis factor YjgA produces MSVKERNITSEKSYRRAEDDELYQSRAENKIEIAETLKLAGAISLLSKAEIAKMGFSEHLLAAIVTARKIAVRTDAYSRHLSYMCKIMRSDGLEPIQMAYDKITNKHNQATVELTKLEIVRDELIAGGDAAITALMEKYPNADRQKLRQLIRQVNKELKAEKPLKAAKPSKEIFKHLRDIAGI; encoded by the coding sequence ATGAGCGTAAAAGAACGGAATATTACCAGCGAAAAGTCTTACCGACGTGCTGAAGACGACGAGCTATATCAAAGTCGTGCAGAAAACAAAATTGAAATTGCCGAGACGCTTAAACTCGCTGGCGCGATCTCTTTACTAAGTAAAGCAGAAATTGCCAAGATGGGTTTCTCTGAACACTTACTTGCTGCGATTGTGACAGCAAGAAAAATCGCAGTACGTACAGATGCTTACAGCAGACATCTATCGTACATGTGCAAAATTATGCGTAGCGATGGCCTCGAGCCGATCCAAATGGCATACGATAAAATCACGAATAAACACAACCAAGCAACCGTTGAATTAACAAAACTAGAGATAGTACGTGATGAGTTAATTGCCGGTGGTGATGCTGCAATCACAGCATTAATGGAAAAATATCCAAACGCTGATCGTCAAAAATTACGTCAACTGATTCGCCAAGTGAATAAAGAACTTAAAGCGGAAAAGCCGCTGAAAGCAGCTAAACCAAGCAAAGAAATCTTTAAACACCTACGTGATATTGCGGGTATATAA
- the pmbA gene encoding metalloprotease PmbA — protein MNLKQQITLEQNKLELAVTQALDIAKKAGATDAEVAISRQTGLSVSTRMGEVENVEFNHDGALGICVYRGQRKGNASTSDLSEAAIQSTVAAALDIALHTAEDEFAGLADRDLMAFEPEDLDLCHPIEIEPEYAIEQACLTERLALAQDSRIVNSEGAFTSHSSIKVYGNSHGLVNGYASTRHSMSSVLIAEQDGAMERDYGYSMARDASKLWTPEQVAIEAVNRTVDRLGARKIDTCNVPVIFHHDVASSLMGQLVMGISGGSLYRKSSFLLDKLGEQIFPDWLNIQERPHIKGGLASSMYDAEGVRTKDLNVVEQGILKSYLLTSYSGRKLGMQTTGHAGGIHNWNVTGKGETLGQLCRQMGTGLLVTELMGQGVNIVTGDYSRGASGFWVENGELQYPVHEITIAGNLTDMFKNIVAVGNDIDVRSSILMGSTLLESMQIAGN, from the coding sequence ATGAACTTAAAACAGCAAATTACATTAGAACAAAATAAATTGGAATTAGCCGTTACTCAAGCACTCGATATCGCGAAAAAGGCAGGCGCGACAGATGCTGAAGTAGCTATTTCACGACAAACGGGTTTGTCTGTGAGTACACGCATGGGCGAAGTTGAAAATGTTGAATTCAACCATGACGGCGCATTAGGTATCTGTGTATACCGCGGTCAACGTAAAGGGAATGCATCAACCTCTGATTTAAGTGAAGCGGCAATTCAAAGCACCGTTGCTGCGGCGTTAGATATCGCGTTACATACTGCAGAAGATGAATTTGCTGGTCTTGCTGATCGTGATCTGATGGCGTTTGAACCAGAAGACCTAGATTTATGTCATCCAATTGAAATTGAACCTGAGTATGCTATTGAACAAGCTTGTCTCACCGAGCGCTTAGCCTTGGCGCAAGATTCTCGTATCGTTAATAGTGAAGGTGCATTTACCAGCCATAGCAGCATTAAAGTTTATGGGAACAGTCATGGTCTCGTGAATGGCTATGCAAGTACCCGTCATAGCATGAGTTCGGTATTGATTGCAGAGCAAGACGGCGCAATGGAACGTGATTACGGCTATTCAATGGCGCGTGACGCAAGTAAATTGTGGACACCAGAGCAAGTTGCTATCGAAGCGGTTAATCGTACTGTAGACCGTTTAGGAGCGCGTAAAATCGATACCTGTAATGTACCGGTTATTTTTCATCATGATGTTGCAAGTAGCTTAATGGGTCAGCTGGTAATGGGTATTAGTGGTGGTAGCTTATACCGTAAGTCATCATTCTTATTAGATAAGTTAGGCGAACAAATTTTCCCTGACTGGTTAAACATCCAAGAACGTCCGCATATTAAAGGTGGTTTAGCCTCATCTATGTATGATGCTGAAGGTGTGCGAACTAAAGATTTAAATGTTGTAGAACAAGGCATTTTAAAGAGCTACCTATTAACCAGCTACAGCGGTCGTAAATTGGGTATGCAAACAACTGGCCATGCTGGTGGTATCCATAACTGGAATGTCACAGGTAAAGGCGAAACATTAGGTCAATTGTGTCGTCAAATGGGCACTGGTTTATTGGTGACTGAACTCATGGGGCAGGGTGTGAATATTGTAACGGGTGATTATAGCCGTGGCGCCTCAGGTTTCTGGGTTGAGAATGGTGAGCTGCAGTATCCAGTACACGAGATCACGATCGCAGGTAATTTAACGGATATGTTCAAAAATATTGTTGCAGTCGGTAACGATATTGATGTTCGTAGCAGTATTCTAATGGGCTCTACACTATTAGAATCAATGCAGATTGCAGGTAACTAA